From the genome of Candidozyma auris chromosome 2, complete sequence, one region includes:
- a CDS encoding hexadecenal dehydrogenase, whose amino-acid sequence MPSKNGNKAAAQAEKVAEKVEKAAASAAQTVEKNAPSAASVVSNESTAASSKAAGNAPKSVPKDADPRNVLDYTPQDEIVAKVAKLRSNFHTKRKTHSLQYRLNQLRNIYFAVKDNVDELAEALYKDFGRSHSETKNLEINPFLNELVHTMAHLHNWAKPEPVQHLPLIMKANPIYIERIPLGTVLVISPFNYPLFLALSSLVAAISGGNCVVLKVSEFNPHFAQLLTNLLTKVLDPDTFAMVNGAVPETTTLLDQRFDKIMYTGSTAVGTIIAKKAAETLTPVLLELGGKSPAFVLEDATDADLPIIARRLVWARFTNAGQTCVAVDYVLAHEKVKAKLVEHIVKVIKEDFYSGLDAKDPTYTHIIHSRAFENLSNMIAKSKGNVVVGGDTNAATRYISPTVIDNVDWDDSTMQQEIFGPILPILGYTDLELAVQEVINRHDTPLASYVFTSGPRDRNKNPQVDLIRTAIRSGGTIVNDALMHVSLANAPFGGIGQSGQGAYHGYYSFRAFTHERTTMEQKLAMDFTLKVRYPPYEEKKDNVLGAAMSQYNNKVWFGRTGNVNVNGPGSIWSVWHNLGGLRNLVSSFVSSL is encoded by the coding sequence ATGCCCTCGAAAAACGGCAACAAAGCTGCTGCTCAGGCTGAGAAAGTTGCAGAGAAAGTGGAGAAAGCCGCTGCCTCTGCTGCTCAAACGGTTGAGAAAAATGCCCCCTCGGCTGCAAGTGTGGTTTCCAACGAATCCACTGCTGCTTCGAGTAAGGCGGCTGGAAACGCACCAAAGTCGGTGCCTAAGGACGCTGACCCAAGAAATGTGTTGGATTACACGCCACAAGATGAAATTGTTGCCAAAGTGGCCAAGTTGAGGTCCAACTTCCACACCAAGCGCAAGACGCATTCATTGCAATACAGATTGAACCAATTGAGGAACATCTACTTCGCCGTGAAGGACAATGTCGACGAATTAGCGGAAGCCTTGTACAAGGACTTTGGTCGTTCCCACTCCGAAACCAAGAACTTGGAAATTAATCCTTTCTTGAACGAATTGGTACACACCATGGCTCACTTGCACAATTGGGCCAAGCCTGAACCAGTGCAACACTTGCCATTGATCATGAAGGCAAACCCAATCTACATCGAGAGAATCCCATTGGGCACGGTGCTTGTCATTTCTCCCTTCAACTATCCGTTGTTCTTGGCCCTCTCTTCCCTTGTTGCCGCTATCTCCGGAGGTAACTGTGTTGTGTTGAAGGTGTCCGAATTCAACCCACACTTTGCTCAGCTTCTTACCAACCTCCTTACCAAGGTTCTTGACCCAGACACGTTTGCCATGGTTAATGGTGCCGTTCCAGAGACTACTACTCTTTTGGACCAGAGGTTCGACAAGATCATGTACACTGGTTCCACTGCTGTTGGTACTATCATCGCTAAGAAGGCTGCAGAGACATTGACACCAGTTCTTTTGGAGTTGGGTGGTAAGTCTCCTGCCTTCGTGCTTGAAGATGCCACTGATGCTGACCTTCCTATCATTGCCCGTAGACTTGTGTGGGCTCGTTTCACCAACGCCGGTCAGACCTGTGTTGCTGTCGATTACGTTTTGGCTCACGAGAAGGTGAAAGCTAAGTTGGTCGAGCATATTGTTAAGGTCATCAAAGAGGACTTTTACTCCGGTTTGGATGCCAAGGACCCCACTTACACTCACATCATCCACCTGCGCGCTTTCGAGAACTTGTCCAACATGATTGCGAAATCGAAGGGTaacgttgttgttggaggcgACACTAACGCCGCCACTCGCTACATTTCTCCAACCGTGATTGACAATGTTGACTGGGACGACTCCACCATGCAGCAGGAGATCTTCGGCCCAATCTTGCCAATTTTGGGCTACACCGACTTGGAGTTGGCTGTCCAGGAGGTTATCAACCGCCACGACACCCCCTTGGCCTCTTACGTTTTCACCTCTGGCCCGCGCGACCGTAACAAGAACCCTCAGGTTGATCTCATTCGTACTGCTATCAGATCTGGTGGTACGATCGTGAACGATGCCCTCATGCACGTGTCTTTAGCCAACGCTCCATTTGGAGGGATTGGTCAGTCCGGTCAAGGTGCATACCATGGATACTACTCCTTCAGAGCTTTCACCCACGAGAGAACCACAATGGAGCAAAAGCTCGCCATGGATTTCACCTTGAAGGTAAGATACCCACCatacgaggagaagaaggacaaTGTGCTAGGCGCTGCGATGTCGCAgtacaacaacaaggtGTGGTTTGGAAGAACGGGCAACGTGAACGTCAATGGACCTGGCCTGATCTGGAGTGTCTGGCACAACCTTGGTGGTTTGAGAAATTTGGTGCTGAGCTTTGTGAGCAGCTTGTAA
- the UBP6 gene encoding ubiquitin-specific protease UBP6: MTFKVSIKNAGKVYDIELEDSATGADFKKKIEELTQIPQERQKILVKGGKLTDDAIVAKLKVNFKAPIMVLGTPDKNLPQKAPEKQVFLEDLNENQLVKTSHEPSGLVNLGNTCYLNSSLQAIYNNKDITTRVDEYTGQSGGNSLVTSLKGIFSAMNKKQENVNPTFFLMQFRSTFPQFAEQDRGFYKQQDAEEAYSQLLTVLSSALNVEDFLRVEFKTVTKCLALPEEAEKVGSDSALKLNCHIDIKTNFLRDGLLNGLKDNLEKYNDTLQSNAEYEVSKTITRLPKYLTVHFVRFFWRRDTQKKSKILRKVQFPFELDVAEMLDDSIKAEKVKVRDQLRQIEKDNAELIRDFKKAKKDTSLTPQQQQEEEDMKLASIKSKFTDDFQDILKDSMDLSKTTENPSSVYELSSIVTHQGSSADSGHYQAFVKDEKDLDGNTWWKFNDNKVSTVSREKIEMLAGGGESDSALILFYKAKGL, translated from the coding sequence ATGACATTCAAAGTTTCAATTAAAAATGCCGGCAAAGTCTACGACATAGAATTAGAAGACTCTGCCACAGGAgcagacttcaagaaaaaaatcgaaGAGCTCACCCAGATCCCTCAGGAACGTCAAAAGATCTTGGTCAAGGGGGGCAAATTGACTGACGATGCAATTGTTGCCAAACTTAAGGTAAACTTCAAGGCTCCTATCATGGTGTTGGGAACACCAGACAAAAATTTGCCCCAAAAGGCACCAGAGAAACAGGTGTTTTTGGAAGATTTGAATGAGAATCAGTTGGTGAAAACCTCTCATGAACCTTCAGGATTGGTCAATTTGGGTAACACATGCTACTTAAACTCATCCTTGCAAGCTATttacaacaacaaagaCATTACTACGCGTGTTGACGAGTACACGGGTCAACTGGGTGGTAACTCGCTTGTCACAAGCTTAAAGGggatcttctctgccatgaacaagaagcagGAGAACGTGAATCCTACGTTTTTTCTTATGCAATTCAGAAGTACGTTTCCTCAATTTGCTGAACAAGACAGAGGATTTTACAAGCAGCAGGATGCCGAGGAAGCATACTCGCAGCTTCTCACAGTATTGAGCTCCGCTTTGAACGTGGAGGATTTCTTGCGGGTAGAGTTTAAGACTGTAACCAAGTGTTTAGCATTGCCAGAAGAGGCTGAAAAAGTTGGTTCTGATAGCGCTCTTAAACTTAACTGTCACATTGATATCAAgacaaacttcttgagagaCGGTCTTTTGAATGGCTTGAAGGACAACCTCGAAAAGTATAACGATACGTTACAGAGTAATGCGGAGTATGAGGTGAGCAAAACGATTACAAGACTCCCCAAGTACTTAACAGTGCATTTTGTCAGATTTTTCTGGAGGAGAGACACCcagaaaaagtcaaagatTCTCAGAAAAGTGCAGTTCCCCTTCGAGTTGGATGTGGCCGAGATGCTTGATGACTCGATCAAAGCAGAGAAGGTAAAGGTGAGAGATCAATTGAGGCAGATCGAAAAGGATAATGCTGAGTTGATACGGGATTTTAAAAAGGCTAAAAAGGACACATCTTTGACAcctcagcagcaacaagaagaggaggacATGAAATTAGCTTCCATAAAATCGAAGTTCACCGATGACTTCCAAGatattttgaaagactcAATGGATTTAAGCAAGACTACAGAGAATCCCTCATCTGTGTATGAGTTGAGTTCTATCGTTACACATCAGGGTTCTTCAGCGGATTCAGGTCACTACCAAGCATTCGTAAAGGATGAGAAGGATTTGGATGGAAATACTTGGTGGAAGTTTAATGATAACAAGGTCTCCACAGTCTCcagagagaagattgaGATGCTcgctggtggtggtgagaGCGACTCTGCATTGATTTTATTTTACAAGGCCAAGGGGCTTTAA
- a CDS encoding N-acetylphosphatidylethanolamine-hydrolyzing phospholipase D yields MNKPPRSLRLKSALGLLVGYTSFEAYMHLRTQHIIRARKKEHEAAIESEDVSKFKSATINGMFVNPFDEYRPQTGFEFLWVRLSELVESFYGNKIEIHDKYPTPEGDFKEVDDMLKTFRPNYELLRENSKILQQCTASGNFDKLREKKNGVSLHDQLLFTWLGQSCSLVQISGINILTDPIFSDHLFTPHFGPKRLVKSPMTLSDVNYATNNKLDFVLVSHNHPDHLDLDAVERISNRATWIVPLGLKSVLAKRGIYRVVELDWWDKVSLNKLICESPNFKDDYEIVCVPAMHWSGRHITDSNQSLWGSFILRRNGHSLLYHAGDTGFCRELFEMIAKLYGPVTLSMLPIGQYCPEWHQSPRHISPEESIKIAQILQTKFALGIHFGTFKLSSEPILEPKNKLLDLAKHIGKANDYKVPEFGLTYSYHLHNGDHLKHF; encoded by the coding sequence ATGAACAAGCCGCCGAGGTCTCTCCGACTCAAATCGGCGCTTGGGCTTCTTGTAGGGTACACCTCTTTCGAGGCGTACATGCATCTACGAACCCAGCACATTATAAGGgcgagaaagaaagagcatGAAGCGGCCATTGAGCTGGAAGACGTCTCCAAATTCAAGTCTGCTACAATCAATGGAATGTTTGTGAACCCTTTTGATGAATATAGACCACAAACCGGATTTGAATTTCTCTGGGTGCGTTTGCTGGAGCTCGTCGAGAGTTTCTACGGCAACAAAATCGAGATCCACGATAAATATCCCACTCCAGAGGGAGACTTCAAGGAAGTGGATGATATGCTAAAGACGTTTAGACCGAATTACGAGCTTCTTCGGGAGAATTCTAAAATTCTACAACAATGTACCGCGCTGGGCAATTTTGATAAGCTTCgggaaaagaagaatggtGTATCCCTACATGACCAGCTACTCTTCACTTGGCTAGGCCAGTCTTGTTCGCTTGTTCAGATCTCGGGGATTAATATTTTGACAGACCCAATTTTTAGTGACCATTTGTTCACACCGCATTTTGGACCAAAGCGTCTTGTCAAATCGCCGATGACATTGAGTGATGTGAACTATGCGACGAACAACAAGCTAGACTTTGTTTTGGTCTCGCATAACCATCCTGATCATCTTGACCTTGATGCTGTGGAGCGCATAAGTAACAGAGCCACATGGATTGTGCCCTTGGGACTCAAGCTGGTATTGGCAAAACGGGGCATCTATAGAGTGGTCGAATTGGACTGGTGGGATAAGGTCTCCCTTAACAAGCTCATATGTGAAAGCCCTAACTTCAAGGATGACTATGAGATTGTCTGCGTGCCAGCAATGCACTGGTCTGGACGACACATCACTGACTCAAACCAGTCGCTCTGGGGTTCTTTTATCCTTAGGAGAAATGGCCACTCTCTCCTTTACCATGCTGGCGACACTGGATTTTGCCGTGAGTTGTTTGAGATGATTGCTAAATTGTACGGGCCTGTAACACTTCTGATGCTTCCAATCGGCCAGTACTGTCCTGAATGGCATCAACTGCCTCGCCATATACTGCCGGAGGAGAGTATAAAAATTGCGCAGATCTTACAAACGAAGTTTGCCTTGGGGATTCATTTCGGAACGTTCAAGCTTAGCTCTGAGCCGATTCTTGAACCAAAGAACAAGCTACTTGATTTGGCCAAGCATATAGGCAAGGCCAACGACTACAAAGTGCCCGAATTCGGTCTCACGTACTCATACCATCTCCACAACGGCGACCACCTTAAACACTTTTAG
- the GCN20 gene encoding putative AAA family ATPase, whose protein sequence is MSNVSLQVRKAVPTIDPIVQDYAAGYVQHVSNNTDDSVTAQSIDIPKELAFIEDLLIDAGGNKDAVHKLVTSLIEELTKKLKDNMAKLEITGDKSKRLLDVNVLQKNTKRDINSSLAFLGASRDITHAGRQIESRVDVKKLEKQERKIAKKVAKRNNKFVKYEASKLLNEQKKEDYDSFFLEINPLDFGSSAGKSKDIKVDNFDLYVGDGQRILSDTSLTLAYGRRYGLVGQNGIGKSTLLCALSRRELNIPKHITILHVEQEIRGDDTPALQTVLDADVWRKSLLQEEVKINERIEEIEKLRPEFEEGSNEQTKLDNERGDLEKHLQEVSEKLMEMDSDKAESRAASILYGLGFTKESQQLPSKAFSGGWRMRLSLARALFCEPDLLLLDEPSNMLDVPSITYLAKYLQSYEGTVLVVSHDRSFLNEVATDIIHQHSERLDYYRGSNFDSFYNTREERIKNQRREYENQMAYRQHLQSFIDKFRYNAAKSSEAQSRIKKLEKLPVLEPPEDDKVITFKFPDPDSVSPPILQIQDVTFGYSPDKILMKDVNLDVQMNSRIAFCGGNGTGKTTLLKLLLGQLTPLSGYINKNGRLRIGYFAQHHVDAMDLTLSAVSWMSKTYPGKSDEEYRRHLGSFGITGSLGLQKMQLLSGGQKSRVAFAALCLNQPHVLILDEPSNHLDTQGLDALADALINFKGGVLMVSHDISTIERVCNEIWVSEDGTVKKFPGSIHDYRKHILKMADASGVVKQH, encoded by the coding sequence ATGTCCAACGTGAGCTTGCAAGTTAGGAAAGCTGTGCCTACAATAGATCCTATCGTTCAAGACTACGCCGCTGGCTATGTTCAGCACGTCTCCAACAACACTGACGACTCCGTGACCGCTCAGCTGATCGACATACCCAAAGAACTTGCCTTCATCGAAGATTTACTTATAGACGCCGGTGGAAACAAGGATGCCGTTCACAAATTGGTAACACTGCTCATCGAGGAGCTCACCAAAAAACTTAAAGACAATATGGCCAAGCTTGAAATCACGGGAGATAAGTCGAAGAGATTGTTGGATGTCAATGTGTTGCAAAAGAACACTAAGAGAGACATCAACTCGTCTTTGGCATTCCTTGGAGCGTCTCGTGATATCACCCATGCTGGTAGGCAGATCGAATCGAGAGTGgatgtgaagaagttggagaagcaagAGAGGAAGattgcaaagaaggtggcTAAAAGGAATAACAAATTCGTGAAGTACGAGGCGTCGAAGTTGTTGAAcgagcaaaagaaggaagattACGActcgttcttcttggagatcAACcctcttgattttggttcCAGCGCAGGGAAATCCAAGGACATCAAGGTAGATAACTTTGACTTGTATGTTGGTGACGGCCAGCGCATTCTTAGTGACACTTCGTTGACATTGGCATATGGCCGCAGATACGGTCTTGTGGGTCAGAATGGTATTGGTAAATCTACTTTGTTGTGTGCATTGTCTAGAAGAGAATTGAATATCCCCAAGCATATCACAATTTTGCATGTTGAGCAAGAGATCAGAGGTGATGACACTCCAGCTTTGCAAACTGTTCTTGACGCTGACGTTTGGAGAAAATCCCTTTTACAAGAGGAAGTGAAAATCAACGAGAGAAtagaagagattgagaaaCTCAGGCCTGAGTTTGAAGAGGGTTCCAACGAGCAGACTAAGCTAGATAACGAAAGGGGagacttggagaagcacTTGCAAGAGGTGAGCGAAAAGCTCATGGAAATGGACTCAGACAAGGCGGAGAGCAGAGCAGCCTCCATTTTATATGGTCTTGGTTTCACCAAAGAGAGCCAGCAGCTACCTTCTAAAGCATTTTCTGGTGGTTGGAGAATGAGATTGTCTCTTGCGAGAGCTTTGTTTTGCGAGCCTGACTTGTTGTTGCTAGACGAACCATCCAATATGTTGGATGTTCCATCCATCACTTATTTGGCAAAATACTTGCAATCTTACGAAGGTACGGTGTTAGTCGTTTCGCACGATAGGTCGTTCTTAAACGAGGTAGCTACTGATATTATTCATCAGCACTCTGAGAGGCTTGATTACTACCGTGGCTCCAACTTCGATTCGTTCTATAATACCCGTGAGGAAAGAATCAAGAACCAGCGCCGCGAGTATGAGAATCAAATGGCGTATAGACAACACTTGCAACTGTTTATCGACAAGTTCAGATATAACGCAGCCAAGTCATCAGAGGCCCAGTCGCgtatcaagaagttggagaaattACCAGTACTTGAACCTCCTGAAGATGACAAGGTCATTACCTTCAAGTTTCCCGACCCGGACTCTGTGTCACCTCCAATATTACAGATTCAAGATGTTACATTTGGTTATTCTCCAGATAAGATTCTCATGAAGGACGTGAATCTCGATGTGCAGATGAACTCCAGAATTGCCTTCTGTGGTGGTAACGGTACTGGTAAGACTACActcctcaaactcctttTGGGACAGCTTACGCCGCTTTCAGGTTATATTAATAAGAACGGCCGTTTGAGAATTGGATACTTTGCTCAACACCACGTTGATGCTATGGACTTGACTCTTTCGGCAGTGTCGTGGATGTCAAAAACGTATCCAGGTAAATCAGACGAAGAGTACAGAAGACATTtgggctcttttggaatcACAGGCTCTTTGGGTCTTCAGAAGATGCAGTTGTTGTCAGGTGGTCAAAAATCGAGAGTAGCATTTGCTGCGCTTTGTTTGAACCAGCCTCATGTGCTAATTCTTGACGAGCCCTCCAACCACTTGGACACGCAAGGTTTGGACGCCTTGGCAGAcgccttgatcaatttcaaGGGTGGTGTGCTCATGGTTTCGCACGATATATCTACTATAGAGAGAGTTTGTAACGAGATCTGGGTTAGTGAAGATGGTACCGTCAAGAAATTCCCAGGTAGCATCCACGACTACAGGAAgcacatcttgaagatggctGATGCCTCCGGTGTTGTCAAGCAGCACTAA
- a CDS encoding LMBR1 domain-containing protein gives MPLSITFFLPVDYVKHNSASDIFGFTINDKTILVLWKSNYWSTFLLTWLLLPVLQEFYRSGHYHRLPKLKDAFRAHLKFQAIVLLVGIAGAIYLMLEVGFSFGHLKSMVIALSHIYALILALWLMAHGLIAIPRNRWVEGNLMQNINHHYLKVPRLVDALEDSKISLKEEALKVLVLEKNYTSLTVPENFEFRDWILHLSKQIPDDLRESISRHYVYDSSNAITRSQLNENFMKNLTYNFQNHLYKLTAYESEYSTLLEQISRLQTLIDAKAAENPAERNSLIRSLRLTPFPPTIDYYFQCYVKPAARRTLSVFLFTVSFVIIQSEFFHSTKLSLMNTLVYQTGIHKHNFLQATSSSMIFSYMLFCSLNSLAKLKIFNKYHLVPRNSDPVSASFYASYIARLTIPLSYNFITLFASRDSIFEEWYGKSIHLTGLFNLMNNWIPRLLLIPIVLTTFNVYDIVKKRLGLSSDFYSAWADFDSEEAVGEIDLSSSKRKDLIIVEARRIVSLELNRRNQGLGRLSNSLDSQRQSESRFDDQLARDSDQTFGGALTNRIDAFHDDANFMPSPYFGSDVWNKLGGTLNGIKNAVSTRFGRREPSYRDDPIDSYEYDDDANENLII, from the coding sequence ATGCCTCTATCGATCACGTTTTTCTTGCCGGTTGACTATGTGAAGCATAATCTGGCTAGCGACATTTTTGGTTTCACCATAAATGACAAGACGATTCTCGTGTTGTGGAAATCGAACTACTGGAGCACTTTCTTGCTCACatggcttcttcttccagtACTCCAAGAGTTTTATAGATCAGGGCACTACCATAGACTCCCAAAACTCAAAGACGCCTTCAGGGCCCACTTGAAGTTTCAAGCAATCGTGCTTTTGGTAGGAATAGCCGGTGCTATTTATTTGATGCTCGAGGTTGGTTTCTCTTTTGGACACTTGAAGTCAATGGTGATTGCCTTATCTCATATTTACgctttgattttggctCTTTGGCTTATGGCTCACGGCTTGATTGCCATTCCACGCAACCGTTGGGTCGAGGGGAATCTCATGCAAAACATCAACCACCATTACTTGAAGGTGCCCCGATTAGTagatgctcttgaagacagCAAAATTTCACTTAAAGAAGAGGCGCTTAAGGTATTGGTtttggaaaaaaattataCTTCGTTGACGGTGCCTGAAAATTTCGAGTTTAGAGACTGGATTCTCCATCTCTCGAAGCAAATACCTGATGACTTGCGCGAGAGTATTTCTCGGCACTACGTCTACGACCTGTCAAATGCTATCACAAGAAGCCAGCTTAATGAaaatttcatgaaaaatCTTACCTACAACTTCCAAAATCATTTATACAAGCTTACGGCATACGAGTCTGAGTATAGCACTTTGCTAGAGCAGATAAGTCGCCTTCAAACGCTCATCGACGCTAAAGCTGCTGAAAACCCCGCTGAGCGCAATCTGTTAATTCGAAGTCTAAGACTCACTCCATTCCCACCAACCATTGATTATTATTTTCAGTGCTATGTTAAACCAGCGGCACGCAGAACGCTCTCGGTGTTCCTTTTCActgtttcttttgtcaTCATACAATCTGAATTTTTTCATTCTACGAAATTGTCCCTCATGAATACGTTAGTATATCAGACTGGAATTCACAAGCATAACTTCTTGCAAGCTACTTCCTCGAGTATGATCTTTCTGTACATGTTGTTCTGCTCGCTTAATTCGCTAGCAAAACTCAAGATATTTAACAAGTATCATTTGGTCCCAAGAAATTCTGATCCCGTTTCAGCATCCTTCTATGCTTCTTACATTGCAAGATTGACCATTCCCTTGTCATACAATTTTATCACACTTTTTGCAAGCAGGGACTCGATTTTCGAAGAGTGGTATGGTAAATCAATTCATCTCACAGGCTtattcaacttgatgaataACTGGATTCCACGTCTTTTACTCATACCCATTGTCTTGACTACATTCAATGTGTACGACATTGTGAAAAAAAGACTTGGTCTCCTGTCTGATTTCTACAGCGCGTGGGCCGATTTTGacagtgaagaagctgttgGTGAAATCGATTTGTCGCTGTCCAAGCGAAAGGATTTGATCATTGTAGAGGCCCGCAGAATTGTTTCGTTAGAGCTCAATCGTCGCAACCAAGGCTTGGGACGCCTCTCAAACAGCCTTGATCTGCAGAGACAGAGCGAATCGAGATTTGATGACCAATTGGCGAGAGACAGCGACCAAACGTTTGGTGGAGCTTTGACAAACCGCATTGATGCTTTCCATGACGACGCTAATTTCATGCCTTCACCGTATTTTGGAAGCGATGTGTGGAACAAACTAGGTGGTACCCTCAATGGTATCAAAAATGCAGTGCTGACTCGTTTCGGTAGGAGAGAACCATCGTATCGCGATGACCCGATTGATTCATATGAgtatgatgatgatgcaaATGAAAATTTGATCATATAG
- a CDS encoding Hsp90 cochaperone SHQ1, with product MVVDSELFIFSLNPYYLRIRLPFPLADDERSHAEFDSKDGTVKIKVPKENKGQFFPDLDLTAKLLARKTTEHGLEQRKPLIEDLDVSHNDVSEGIAKEGESHDWEIEQKTESFETGPLKVAYGFNNAYSGVIGVSTSNGNDINELGDPETAHAPDRILERLIKENIKFDPEYYAADYIMEKYPSPDDDKSFDGILKWKSPQTKMFTNWHAKNETVPAEEKSSVMPVVFTKDEQEKMLQLPRKTYIVDEAHKPQLYVLIVSLLFAYQYDLRENEGEHNIESAWTVGKLVPQFAFLDAQIHIKNDSSEDTILKAAIISSIRRALSYPFHRNYKLVKAVWNDVYYTLRGGKRMVLKCLLDLKELFRFHDVYYVYDKIWLEDLCSWFISDQVSETLIRTLAHDLKREVDALKKSDITFEKVDDTQTGDEMIALDIDEVEIMAEDSFAAANRA from the coding sequence ATGGTGGTGGACTCTGaactcttcattttctctttgaatCCATACTATTTGAGAATACGGTTACCTTTCCCTTTGGCCGATGACGAGAGATCTCATGCTGAGTTTGATCTGAAAGATGGGACTGTGAAGATCAAAGtgccaaaagaaaataagGGCCAGTTTTTTCCGGACTTGGATCTCACCGCAAAGCTTCTAGCTAGGAAGACTACTGAGCATGGGCTCGAGCAGCGGAAGCCTCTCATTGAGGACCTTGATGTGTCACATAATGATGTTTCTGAGGGTATTGCGAAAGAGGGTGAGCTGCATGACTGGGAGATTGAACAAAAAACAGAAAGCTTCGAAACTGGTCCCTTGAAAGTGGCAtatggcttcaacaatgcGTACAGTGGAGTTATAGGTGTATCTACATCTAACGGTAATGATATCAATGAGCTTGGAGATCCCGAAACAGCGCACGCTCCAGATCGTATTCTTGAAAGactcatcaaggagaataTCAAGTTTGACCCGGAGTATTATGCTGCAGACTATATTATGGAGAAGTATCCCTCTCCAGACGACGATAAGAGCTTTGACGGAATCCTCAAGTGGAAGTCACCTCAAACAAAAATGTTCACTAATTGGCACGCAAAAAACGAAACGGTTCCTGCCGAAGAGAAGTCATCGGTAATGCCTGTGGTGTTTACCAAGGATGAGCAAGAGAAAATGCTTCAGCTTCCTCGAAAGACATACATTGTGGATGAAGCCCACAAACCGCAGCTATATGTTCTCATAGTGTCGTTGCTTTTTGCATACCAATACGATCTTCGAGAGAATGAAGGAGAACATAATATAGAAAGTGCGTGGACAGTGGGGAAATTGGTACCTCAGTTTGCCTTCTTGGACGCACAGATTCACATCAAAAATGATTCAAGTGAAGATACCATTCTCAAGGCTGCAATCATATCGTCCATACGTCGCGCTCTTTCATATCCATTCCACAGAAACTACAAGCTCGTGAAGGCTGTCTGGAACGATGTATACTACACGCTTCGTGGAGGCAAACGAATGGTGTTGAAGTGCCTACTCGATTTGAAAGAACTCTTTCGCTTTCATGATGTTTACTATGTATATGATAAAATTTGGCTAGAAGACCTATGCCTGTGGTTTATCAGCGACCAGGTGAGTGAGACATTAATTAGAACATTGGCCCACGACCTCAAGAGGGAAGTGGAcgcattgaagaaatccGACATCACCTTCGAGAAGGTCGACGACACGCAAACTGGCGATGAGATGATCGCACTTGATATCGACGAAGTAGAAATCATGGCCGAGGACTCGTTTGCAGCGGCTAATAGGGCATGA